One part of the Melioribacteraceae bacterium genome encodes these proteins:
- a CDS encoding S46 family peptidase gives MRKRLLLKPIRITVLFIVLTFIMGMIPASPEEGMYPLSEIDKVDLVKAGLKIDPKEVYNPDGISLIDALVNVGGCTGSFISDKGLIITNHHCAYGSIARASTVEKNYLQNGFHAASLEEEIPALGNSCRILESYQDVSAEILDAVKNITDPSLRAQTIAKKSREIAGAAANEEESIVADVSEMFAGKTYVLFKYRVIRDVRLVYAPPQSIGNFGGETDNWVWPRHTGDFSLLRAYVAPDGKAATYSKENVPFRPKKFLKVNPDGVEENDFVFILGYPGRTFRHRPSQYIKYQQDYLLPYISETYDYAIKTLQEISKGDKELELAVASRIKGLANTMKNYKGKLKGLKKINLVAQKEAEDKLLNDFINSNPELKKTYGNLLDQINQVFVSVNDNAEADLWFRQAISMSPTISLGNFILNHAEEMQKPENERSTQYQEKNLKQTINRAVGSFTSQNAKFEQIMLAKLINDAGTFTSTSRIKALDQLFASSNYSTQTISDFIDNTILASKIRDTEYFNSLLTKTPDELISLNDPFINLVYELRNQNLALIKLNERNEGQLNKLYGDLVDVKIVWKKTNFIPDANSTLRLTYGYIKGYSPADATYMEPFTTIDGIIEKNATGGEEFAIPDKLRSLYDSKDFGRYLSKKRNNLPIAMLYNMDTTGGNSGSPILDAYGRLIGVNFDRAFEATINDFAWNESYSRSIGVDIRYVLWVLDKFSGAKNILSEIGI, from the coding sequence ATGAGAAAAAGACTATTATTAAAGCCGATCAGAATTACCGTTCTATTTATTGTGCTTACATTTATTATGGGGATGATTCCGGCATCTCCGGAAGAAGGGATGTACCCCTTAAGTGAAATTGATAAAGTTGACCTGGTTAAAGCCGGATTGAAAATTGACCCGAAGGAAGTATATAATCCGGACGGAATAAGCCTGATAGATGCGCTTGTAAATGTAGGCGGATGCACGGGTTCATTTATTTCGGATAAAGGTTTGATTATTACAAATCATCACTGTGCATACGGATCGATCGCAAGAGCCAGCACGGTTGAAAAAAATTATCTACAGAACGGATTTCATGCAGCTTCACTAGAAGAAGAGATTCCCGCTCTCGGTAATTCATGTAGAATACTTGAATCTTATCAAGATGTTTCTGCCGAGATTCTGGATGCGGTAAAAAACATTACCGATCCATCTTTAAGAGCCCAGACAATTGCGAAGAAATCGAGAGAGATAGCCGGTGCCGCTGCCAATGAGGAAGAATCGATAGTTGCAGATGTTTCTGAAATGTTCGCGGGGAAAACATATGTGTTGTTCAAGTACAGAGTAATAAGGGATGTGCGGCTGGTATATGCGCCGCCTCAATCGATCGGAAACTTTGGAGGGGAAACCGACAACTGGGTATGGCCCCGTCATACAGGTGATTTTTCGCTGCTGAGAGCTTACGTAGCACCCGACGGAAAAGCTGCGACTTATTCGAAGGAAAATGTTCCATTCAGACCAAAAAAATTCTTAAAAGTAAATCCTGACGGTGTAGAGGAAAATGATTTTGTCTTTATTCTGGGATACCCGGGCAGAACATTCAGACACCGCCCTTCGCAATACATAAAATATCAGCAGGATTATCTTCTGCCGTATATTTCCGAGACTTATGATTATGCGATTAAAACTCTTCAGGAAATAAGCAAAGGGGATAAAGAACTTGAACTGGCAGTAGCCAGCAGGATTAAAGGCCTTGCAAATACAATGAAAAATTATAAAGGTAAACTAAAAGGCCTTAAGAAAATAAATCTGGTTGCACAGAAGGAAGCGGAGGACAAACTTTTAAATGACTTTATAAACTCAAATCCGGAATTGAAAAAAACATACGGTAATCTGCTCGACCAGATTAATCAGGTGTTTGTAAGTGTTAACGACAACGCAGAGGCCGACTTGTGGTTCCGTCAGGCAATAAGTATGTCCCCGACAATCTCTCTCGGGAATTTTATTCTAAATCATGCTGAGGAGATGCAGAAACCTGAAAACGAGAGAAGCACGCAATACCAGGAAAAGAATCTAAAACAGACTATTAACCGTGCGGTTGGTTCGTTCACAAGTCAGAATGCAAAATTCGAACAGATTATGCTTGCCAAACTGATTAACGACGCAGGTACATTTACGAGTACATCCAGGATAAAAGCTCTCGATCAACTATTCGCATCTTCAAACTATAGTACACAGACAATATCTGATTTTATAGATAATACAATTCTGGCTTCGAAAATAAGGGATACCGAATATTTCAACTCACTTCTTACAAAAACTCCGGACGAGCTCATATCCCTCAATGATCCGTTTATAAATTTAGTTTATGAATTAAGGAATCAAAATCTGGCGCTTATAAAACTAAATGAACGGAATGAAGGACAATTAAATAAACTCTATGGTGATCTTGTTGATGTAAAGATAGTCTGGAAAAAAACAAACTTCATACCCGATGCCAATAGTACACTTCGCCTAACATACGGTTATATAAAAGGATATTCGCCTGCAGACGCAACATATATGGAACCGTTTACAACTATCGACGGAATAATCGAGAAGAACGCAACGGGCGGCGAGGAATTTGCAATTCCCGATAAACTGAGATCGCTTTACGACAGCAAAGATTTCGGAAGATATTTAAGCAAGAAGAGAAACAACCTTCCAATTGCAATGCTCTATAATATGGATACTACAGGCGGAAACTCCGGTTCGCCTATACTTGATGCTTACGGCAGACTGATTGGTGTAAATTTCGACCGTGCTTTCGAAGCTACGATTAATGATTTCGCGTGGAATGAATCCTACAGCCGTTCGATCGGTGTCGATATCCGTTATGTGCTCTGGGTGCTCGATAAATTCTCGGGCGCGAAGAATATTTTATCAGAAATCGGAATCTAG
- a CDS encoding diacylglycerol kinase family lipid kinase: MKKISFVINGLLRNINSRTKEIELLLGGDFNISYHISQKSADSISLSRKCIEEGTDYIIGIGGDGTLNEVINGIMLAEKSKRKNVKVGLLPTGSGNDFAKSMNLDDHVSTLRNLIEKDQSVSIDIGRIECKDNFGNDTVRYFNNIADVGLGGEVVVKVNKSSKLFSPTFRYLKSSVEAFFTYRKKRVRFTSSHFSWEGAVLILCLANANYFGSGLGIAPHARVDDGKMAVVIAGEISLFDYLRNLSRIRNKELINHPGILYQEVESCTIEPVEDNLMIETDGEIAGRLPLKLSVLNREVEFLAPKYLEGR, from the coding sequence ATGAAAAAGATCTCATTTGTAATTAACGGCCTTCTGCGGAACATTAACTCCCGGACAAAAGAAATCGAGCTCCTTCTTGGAGGGGACTTCAATATATCCTACCACATATCCCAGAAGAGTGCGGATTCTATTTCACTTTCCCGTAAATGCATTGAAGAGGGAACCGATTATATTATCGGTATCGGGGGCGACGGAACTCTTAATGAAGTGATTAATGGAATAATGCTCGCTGAAAAATCCAAAAGAAAAAATGTAAAAGTCGGATTACTTCCCACCGGTTCCGGCAATGATTTTGCCAAGAGCATGAACCTTGATGATCATGTATCAACACTCAGAAATCTTATCGAAAAGGATCAATCCGTTTCAATCGATATCGGCAGGATAGAATGTAAGGATAATTTTGGAAACGATACGGTAAGGTATTTCAATAATATTGCAGATGTAGGTCTCGGCGGAGAGGTTGTAGTTAAAGTCAATAAAAGCAGCAAATTGTTCAGCCCCACCTTCAGGTATCTTAAATCCTCGGTGGAAGCGTTTTTTACTTACAGAAAAAAAAGGGTAAGATTTACTTCGTCACATTTCAGCTGGGAAGGTGCCGTTCTTATTCTCTGTCTGGCAAATGCGAATTATTTCGGAAGTGGTCTCGGTATAGCACCCCATGCCCGTGTTGATGACGGGAAGATGGCGGTTGTAATCGCGGGCGAAATAAGTCTGTTCGATTATCTCAGGAATCTTTCACGTATCCGTAATAAGGAATTGATAAACCATCCCGGTATTCTCTACCAGGAAGTTGAATCGTGCACGATTGAACCGGTTGAAGATAACCTTATGATTGAAACCGACGGCGAGATAGCGGGAAGACTTCCTTTGAAATTAAGTGTACTTAATAGAGAAGTGGAGTTTTTAGCTCCTAAATATTTAGAGGGACGTTAA
- a CDS encoding glycerate kinase: MEKLKKNLNEILNAAIDSVKPSELIRRTVMIEGNQLVIKNNKFPVDSYKNIYLLGAGKASAAMAYEFEKLLGPKISSGVVSTKYGHSLPCSRIKVIESGHPVLDENGLRAGKEMLELAERCGENDLVICLLSGGGSSLVESLPAEFSLPELQEVFRILLGCGANIEEMNIVRRHLSKIKGGILAEIIFPATCVSLILSDVINDPLEAISGGVTSPDPSTFEDAYNVLNKYNITKSIPERIHTYITNGIKGLIPETVKPGNIIFKNVTNIILGNNKEALKNARDRAVSLGYNTIIYSEDLQGEAREIGKLFASIAKEIHGDGNPVPAPACVLIGGETTVTIRGKGSGGRNQEVVLAALLEMKNHKFEYIIASCGTDGTDGPTDAAGAFVSDQIISKSENLKLDPAEYLSTNDSYNFFAKTGGLIITGPTGTNVMDIAVILIN, encoded by the coding sequence ATGGAAAAACTCAAAAAGAATCTTAACGAAATACTTAACGCAGCAATCGATTCGGTAAAACCATCGGAATTAATCCGGCGAACTGTTATGATTGAAGGAAATCAACTTGTTATTAAGAACAACAAGTTTCCCGTCGACTCATACAAAAATATTTATCTGCTCGGGGCAGGGAAAGCATCTGCCGCTATGGCTTATGAGTTTGAGAAATTACTTGGACCCAAAATCAGTTCCGGAGTGGTTTCCACAAAATACGGGCATTCATTACCCTGTTCTAGAATAAAGGTAATTGAATCAGGCCATCCTGTTCTTGATGAAAACGGACTTCGAGCCGGTAAGGAAATGCTTGAATTAGCTGAAAGATGCGGGGAGAATGATCTTGTTATTTGTCTACTTTCCGGCGGAGGTTCTTCTCTCGTTGAATCGCTGCCGGCGGAATTTTCACTTCCCGAACTTCAGGAAGTATTCAGAATTCTTCTCGGCTGCGGGGCTAACATCGAAGAGATGAATATTGTAAGAAGGCACCTCTCGAAAATTAAGGGAGGAATACTGGCAGAAATAATTTTTCCCGCAACATGTGTGAGCCTGATTTTATCCGATGTGATAAACGATCCTCTTGAAGCAATATCCGGGGGCGTAACTTCACCCGATCCATCAACGTTTGAAGACGCGTATAATGTATTGAATAAATACAACATAACTAAGTCAATTCCGGAGAGAATACATACTTACATTACGAATGGAATTAAAGGATTAATTCCCGAAACTGTTAAACCGGGGAATATAATTTTCAAAAATGTAACAAACATAATTCTGGGCAATAATAAAGAAGCCTTAAAAAATGCCAGAGACAGGGCCGTATCGCTGGGATATAATACAATTATCTATTCAGAAGATCTTCAGGGAGAAGCCCGGGAAATCGGAAAACTGTTTGCTTCCATTGCAAAAGAGATTCACGGTGATGGTAATCCGGTTCCCGCCCCGGCATGTGTTCTTATCGGCGGAGAAACAACGGTTACAATACGCGGGAAAGGTTCAGGAGGTAGAAATCAGGAAGTTGTACTTGCAGCCCTTTTGGAAATGAAAAATCATAAGTTCGAATACATAATCGCGAGCTGTGGAACTGACGGAACGGATGGACCTACAGATGCCGCCGGTGCTTTTGTATCTGATCAAATTATCAGTAAAAGTGAGAATTTGAAACTTGATCCTGCCGAATATTTGAGTACTAATGATTCTTATAATTTCTTCGCGAAAACCGGCGGATTGATAATTACAGGTCCGACCGGAACCAATGTAATGGATATTGCAGTTATTTTAATTAACTGA
- the crtI gene encoding phytoene desaturase family protein, whose translation MKKKAIIIGSGLGGLSTALRLTSRGYEVVILEKHSTPGGRMNMIEMNGFRFDLGPSFMSMTYEFDELFESVGIKNPVEFEELEPLYQVYFEGKEKPRRIFKDLEKLEKEFSDVEPGLAHKADQYLNRAAQFWHDTEDKVVKSNFDSMIRYLLKLSTVPWKHIPYLYRTMWSEVDKQFKSEEVKIIFSLVAFFLGATPFQTPAIYSLLNYTEMRHNGYWRIKGGMYRLIEELVKILKERGVEFHFNTEVVSTGSNNGKLYEVIDRNGKKWQADLFISNADAASFRGQILGRNKFNERKLDKMHWTLAPFTIYLGVKGKVKNLEHHNYFLGSNFKGYADTIFTSSISPQKPYYYVNVLSKSDPSCAPEGCENIFILCPVPDLRYKKDWSDKEELAKTIIDDLSKRVGFDLDANTIVKKILAPDDWAQMLNLYKGSGLGLAHDINQVGAFRPRNKDEHFSNLYYVGASTTPGTGLPMVVISSRLVTERILNDSALS comes from the coding sequence ATGAAGAAAAAAGCGATAATAATTGGTTCCGGACTGGGCGGTCTTTCTACAGCTTTACGCCTTACATCCAGGGGATATGAAGTAGTTATACTTGAAAAACATTCAACCCCGGGCGGCCGTATGAACATGATTGAAATGAATGGTTTCCGTTTTGATTTGGGGCCTTCATTTATGAGCATGACTTACGAATTCGATGAGCTTTTCGAATCGGTTGGTATTAAAAATCCCGTTGAGTTTGAAGAACTGGAGCCGTTATATCAGGTTTACTTTGAGGGTAAGGAAAAACCCCGAAGAATATTCAAAGACCTTGAAAAACTTGAAAAGGAATTCAGCGATGTTGAACCCGGGCTTGCTCACAAGGCAGATCAATATCTGAACCGGGCGGCTCAATTCTGGCATGATACAGAAGATAAAGTCGTTAAATCGAATTTCGACAGCATGATCAGATATCTTCTAAAACTCTCTACGGTTCCCTGGAAACATATTCCTTATTTGTATAGAACTATGTGGAGCGAGGTGGACAAACAATTTAAATCGGAAGAGGTTAAAATTATTTTCTCCCTTGTTGCCTTCTTTTTAGGTGCAACACCTTTCCAGACTCCTGCCATTTATTCTCTCCTAAATTATACCGAAATGCGTCATAACGGATACTGGAGAATTAAAGGCGGTATGTACCGGCTGATTGAAGAACTGGTCAAAATTCTAAAGGAAAGAGGAGTTGAATTTCATTTTAATACAGAGGTTGTTAGTACCGGATCGAACAACGGAAAACTTTATGAAGTGATTGACCGGAATGGGAAGAAATGGCAGGCCGATCTCTTCATATCTAATGCCGATGCAGCTTCTTTCCGCGGACAGATTTTAGGCCGGAATAAATTCAACGAACGTAAACTCGATAAAATGCACTGGACACTTGCACCTTTTACAATTTATCTCGGTGTTAAAGGGAAGGTTAAGAATCTGGAACATCATAATTATTTCCTCGGAAGCAATTTTAAAGGTTACGCCGATACTATCTTCACTTCCTCAATCTCTCCGCAGAAACCTTACTATTATGTTAACGTTCTTTCCAAGTCCGATCCTTCTTGCGCGCCCGAAGGATGCGAAAATATTTTTATACTCTGTCCAGTTCCGGATCTGCGTTATAAAAAGGATTGGTCCGATAAAGAGGAACTTGCAAAGACAATAATTGATGATTTATCTAAAAGAGTTGGATTTGATTTGGATGCGAACACGATTGTTAAAAAGATTCTTGCACCAGATGACTGGGCACAGATGCTTAATCTTTATAAAGGATCGGGATTAGGACTTGCACACGATATTAATCAGGTAGGTGCTTTCCGTCCCAGGAACAAAGACGAACATTTCAGCAATTTATATTATGTGGGGGCTTCAACAACACCTGGCACCGGTTTGCCCATGGTTGTAATCAGTTCACGATTAGTAACGGAGAGAATTCTGAATGATTCAGCTCTATCATAA